The Vitis riparia cultivar Riparia Gloire de Montpellier isolate 1030 chromosome 10, EGFV_Vit.rip_1.0, whole genome shotgun sequence genome includes a region encoding these proteins:
- the LOC117923968 gene encoding uncharacterized protein LOC117923968: MADIHQLNGNLYRALMEKNPKDVLGFLPEDEGPLHKITIHKDTVLHMACYSKQCDLALELLQLLPPSLNQRLANTKNDVDNTILHEVATYNAMTDVATEILNRAPELLTARNILGETPLFRAVRYGKDEMFKLLAEKLDRMDFETEEDRKACLRRNDGTTILHISVFTENFDLALLIAERYGDLISAWDSNQMTALQHLACNPSAFLSGCEHGHLRRFIYSCISNKARGGRCQDLKSVAKSRFRWPIWEALLEEKHRYDAARELASKLLESDTSWEATNPQAVDRGSISVQEKGGDSSVSSKEKAKVDPSIALQHPDEKKGKTSPEVNRTRFNNIRNKETPLFLATMSGIPEIIDEILKKYPQAIEHYNDQGRNILHVAINYRQIEIFDRVVKMEMPARRLLRATDAKGNSILHMVGKKGKRYVSRKSRSPAIQLQEELLLFERVKEYSKSHFLKVFNHNNQTADELFASNYCELHEEAKEWLKRTAENCTIVAVLIATVAFAAAYTIPGGPNQSTGIPLLLSQPFFVVFTLADVISLTYALTSVITFLSILTSPFQLQDFKKSLLRKLMLGFTFLILSVSMMMVAFGATVILMIQNKERWTKIVLYSVAFLPVIIFALSYSPLYYRLLKACTGLLNLALELCPRCTCVSPPSWTTKFFNRGKSKPNRPQSQTFSSKCPSTFQTTDSSV, translated from the exons ATGGCGGACATCCACCAACTCAACGGGAATTTGTACCGTGCTCTGATGGAGAAGAACCCCAAGGATGTGTTGGGTTTCCTTCCAGAGGACGAAGGTCCATTGCACAAAATCACCATACATAAAGACACCGTTCTCCATATGGCCTGTTACTCCAAGCAGTGTGATCTCGCGCTCGAATTACTGCAACTGTTGCCCCCCAGTCTTAACCAGCGACTCGCCAACACTAAAAACGATGTGGACAACACTATCCTCCACGAGGTAGCCACTTACAACGCCATGACTGACGTTGCCACTGAAATATTGAACAGAGCTCCGGAGTTGCTTACTGCTCGTAACATCCTTGGAGAGACACCTCTCTTTCGGGCGGTCCGGTACGGGAAAGATGAAATGTTCAAGCTACTAGCTGAGAAGCTTGACCGTATGGATTTTGAAACTGAAGAAGATCGTAAAGCCTGTTTGCGGAGGAATGATGGAACAACTATTCTCCATATTTCCGTATTTACTGAGAATTTTG ACTTGGCGCTGTTGATAGCAGAAAGATATGGAGATTTAATTAGCGCCTGGGACTCTAACCAAATGACGGCTCTTCAACATCTAGCATGCAACCCATCGGCATTTCTCAGTGGATGCGAACACGGACATCTGAGGCGATTCATCTACTCTT GTATTTCAAACAAGGCCAGGGGAGGTCGGTGTCAAGATCTTAAATCTGTTG ctAAATCACGCTTTAGATGGCCCATTTGGGAAGCACTTTTGGAAGAAAAGCATAGATATGATGCAGCTCGCGAACTTGCCAGTAAGTTACTAGAAAGTGATACTTCCTGGGAGGCTACGAATCCTCAAGCAGTGGACCGAGGGTCCATTTCTGTGCAAGAGAAAGGAGGAGACTCATCGGTATCATcaaaagaaaaggcaaaagtGGATCCCTCTATTGCCCTGCAACACCCAGatgagaagaaaggaaaaacctCTCCAGAAGTCAATAGAACTAGATTCAACAATATCAGGAACAAGGAAACTCCATTGTTTTTGGCAACAATGTCAGGCATTCCAGAGATTATCGATGAAATACTCAAGAAGTACCCTCAGGCAATTGAGCATTATAATGACCAAGGAAGGAACATACTTCATGTAGCGATCAATTACCGCCAGATAGAGATTTTTGATAGGGTGGTCAAGATGGAAATGCCAGCAAGGAGGCTACTACGGGCAACAGACGCTAAAGGGAACTCCATTCTGCATATGgtaggaaagaaaggaaaacgcTATGTCTCGAGAAAATCACGATCCCCTGCAATCCAATTGCAAGAGGAGTTGCTCTTGTTTGAG CGTGTGAAGGAATACTCTAAATCCCATTTCCTCAAGGTCTTCAACCATAACAACCAGACTGCAGATGAATTATTTGCTTCCAACTACTGTGAACTTCATGAGGAAGCCAAAGAATGGCTGAAGCGCACCGCTGAAAACTGCACCATTGTGGCTGTTCTTATTGCTACCGTTGCCTTTGCTGCAGCCTACACTATACCAGGAGGACCAAATCAAAGCACTGGTATCCCACTCCTCCTTTCTCAACCATTCTTCGTGGTTTTCACCCTGGCGGATGTAATCTCCCTCACTTACGCCTTGACATCTGTCATCACATTTCTCTCAATCCTCACATCTCCATTTCAGTTACAAGACTTCAAGAAGTCTCTTCTTCGAAAGCTGATGCTCGGTTTTACGTTTTTAATCCTTTCCGTGTCCATGATGATGGTGGCATTTGGTGCAACAGTCATCCTTATGATACAGAATAAGGAAAGGTGGACCAAAATTGTCCTATACTCGGTTGCATTCCTCCCAGTTATTATTTTTGCGCTCTCATATTCCCCACTATATTATAGACTCCTGAAAGCTTGCACTGGTCTGCTCAATCTTGCACTTGAGCTTTGCCCCAGGTGTACTTGTGTTTCTCCACCATCATGGACAACCAAGTTTTTCAACCGCGGAAAATCCAAGCCCAACCGCCCTCAATCTCAAACATTCAGTTCCAAGTGCCCTTCTACATTTCAAACCACTGATTCTTCAGTTTGA